Proteins encoded in a region of the Campylobacter sp. MIT 99-7217 genome:
- a CDS encoding C39 family peptidase: MRVLKFIFIFLVLGLNSRAEFILKSYAEIKNEKLVRQNYEQSCGAASLATLINLISDKKLSELDILQTMSTEEIYTDMLSFADLSVLAQKLGFESKSYQIDKENLNKLIGIPLLVKIEDDPRFPHFVIIINHKGDFLQVLDPSHGEYISSKNQFLNLWDKHSRGGFALILAFEKDLETLKPKLPKSLNFDIKPFSLY; this comes from the coding sequence ATGAGGGTTTTGAAATTTATTTTTATATTTTTGGTATTGGGTTTAAACTCAAGAGCTGAGTTTATACTCAAATCTTACGCAGAAATAAAAAATGAAAAACTTGTTCGCCAAAACTATGAGCAATCCTGTGGTGCAGCTTCTTTGGCAACTCTTATCAATCTTATAAGCGATAAAAAGCTAAGCGAGCTTGATATTTTGCAAACCATGAGTACTGAAGAAATTTACACTGATATGCTTAGCTTTGCAGATCTTAGCGTGTTGGCACAAAAACTAGGCTTTGAAAGCAAATCTTATCAAATCGACAAAGAAAATTTAAATAAGCTCATAGGCATTCCCTTGCTTGTGAAGATAGAAGATGATCCTCGCTTTCCACATTTTGTTATCATCATTAATCATAAGGGAGATTTTTTACAAGTACTTGATCCAAGTCATGGCGAGTATATCAGCTCTAAAAATCAGTTTCTAAACCTTTGGGACAAGCACTCTCGTGGTGGATTTGCTCTAATCCTAGCTTTTGAAAAGGATTTAGAAACTTTAAAACCTAAGCTACCAAAAAGTTTAAATTTTGACATAAAGCCTTTTAGCTTATACTAA
- a CDS encoding protein kinase domain-containing protein: MYKHSIFSIFKDYKILIDTCSILEDGFLKFISDQNMQRLKECDNYLIIPKLVIDELVKKTSAKEENLSKKAKNALEKLAKLQKIELIKVKGDKADSFADNTFLRVVQTFKLKHNICIITQDKKLSENILQISKQESVKTKYAIQVFSIEANGNLIKYTSSKVSKNDKFRYPCRLSMTANTKLIISYIPKEKDIVFTQNKEKIILKKELGKGGEGIVYDIENNLVAKIYFKEKLTQAKFEKLRLMVSKNITYQGICYPQKLLFNKNNEFIGFTMPAARGKNFTAFKAQKIKRNYPNMKKRDLVLIAINFLQKIIFLHEKNIILGDINPNNFLINGNDIYFVDTDSYQIESFPCPVGTIIFTSPEFHKKGGKYETELRTFEDEYFAIAVMLFMIMLPGQNPYAMQGSEDMVKNIINMNFSYPFKERSNKKTPKGTWKYMWSHLSYKIKEAFYHSFIKNGRCSLPKNRLKPKIWLELFKYYLEVLDNGSMYKNDPMSLEVFPTRLKKDKNKTYIICPYCKKNEISNEFKMCSACSQKKKIKHNKNLQNEVSVVNDLNTASLLTSFFKHLTTP; the protein is encoded by the coding sequence ATGTATAAACATTCTATTTTTTCCATTTTTAAAGATTATAAAATTTTGATAGACACTTGCTCTATTTTAGAAGATGGATTTTTAAAATTCATAAGCGATCAAAATATGCAAAGATTAAAAGAATGCGATAATTATTTGATTATTCCTAAGCTTGTGATTGATGAGCTAGTTAAAAAAACCTCAGCCAAAGAAGAGAATTTATCAAAAAAAGCAAAAAATGCCTTAGAAAAACTTGCCAAACTTCAAAAAATAGAACTTATCAAAGTTAAAGGAGATAAGGCTGATAGTTTTGCAGATAATACCTTTTTAAGAGTGGTTCAAACATTTAAATTAAAGCACAATATCTGTATCATCACTCAAGATAAAAAACTTAGTGAAAATATACTTCAAATTTCAAAACAAGAAAGCGTCAAAACAAAATATGCAATTCAAGTCTTTAGTATAGAAGCTAACGGAAATTTAATCAAATACACATCTTCTAAAGTTTCTAAAAATGATAAATTTAGGTATCCTTGCAGGTTAAGTATGACCGCAAATACTAAACTTATAATTTCATATATCCCAAAAGAAAAGGACATCGTTTTTACGCAAAATAAAGAAAAAATTATTTTAAAAAAAGAATTAGGAAAAGGTGGAGAAGGTATAGTCTATGATATAGAAAATAATTTAGTTGCTAAAATATATTTTAAAGAAAAGCTTACTCAGGCTAAATTTGAAAAACTTCGCCTTATGGTAAGCAAAAATATAACTTATCAAGGAATTTGTTATCCTCAAAAATTATTATTCAACAAAAATAATGAATTTATTGGTTTTACAATGCCAGCTGCAAGGGGCAAAAATTTCACAGCTTTTAAAGCTCAAAAGATTAAAAGAAACTATCCAAATATGAAAAAAAGGGATTTGGTCTTAATCGCCATTAACTTTTTACAAAAGATCATTTTCTTGCACGAAAAAAATATTATTTTAGGAGATATTAATCCTAATAATTTTTTGATCAATGGAAATGATATATATTTTGTCGATACAGATAGCTATCAAATAGAGTCCTTTCCTTGTCCTGTTGGAACGATCATTTTTACCTCGCCTGAATTTCACAAAAAAGGCGGTAAATACGAAACTGAGCTTAGAACTTTTGAAGATGAGTATTTTGCTATTGCAGTGATGCTTTTTATGATCATGTTACCCGGTCAAAATCCTTATGCTATGCAAGGAAGCGAAGATATGGTTAAAAATATTATAAATATGAATTTTTCTTATCCTTTTAAAGAAAGGTCTAATAAAAAAACGCCAAAAGGAACTTGGAAATACATGTGGTCTCATTTAAGCTATAAAATAAAAGAAGCCTTTTATCACAGCTTTATCAAAAATGGTCGATGCTCCTTACCTAAAAATAGATTAAAGCCTAAAATATGGCTTGAATTATTTAAATATTACTTAGAAGTTTTAGATAATGGATCTATGTATAAAAATGATCCCATGAGCTTGGAAGTTTTTCCCACAAGACTTAAAAAAGATAAAAATAAAACATATATCATTTGTCCTTATTGTAAGAAAAATGAAATTTCTAATGAGTTTAAAATGTGTTCTGCATGTAGTCAAAAAAAAAAAATAAAACATAATAAGAATTTGCAAAATGAAGTAAGTGTAGTGAATGATCTTAATACTGCATCGCTACTTACTTCATTTTTCAAACACTTAACAACACCATAA
- a CDS encoding RsmD family RNA methyltransferase produces the protein MQTKEKKLFTKIESGKFKGKMLILPSLSTTRSTKSIVRSCVFNVLRDELRGKVFIEAFGGSASMALEALSNEALRAYAIELDKKAYQIALKNARIDTNLKVFHGSSFELLPKLVLDEEQIILYLDPPFDIRTSFENIYKKTLQMLLDLNLEKIYKIIIEHRSKINMPLNLGSLTRTKLKKFGSTSLSFYEKV, from the coding sequence ATGCAAACAAAGGAAAAAAAGCTTTTTACTAAGATCGAAAGTGGAAAATTTAAGGGAAAAATGCTCATTTTGCCAAGTTTAAGCACAACAAGAAGCACAAAAAGCATAGTAAGATCTTGTGTTTTTAATGTGCTTAGAGATGAACTTAGGGGAAAGGTCTTTATAGAAGCTTTTGGAGGCAGTGCTTCAATGGCTTTAGAAGCTTTAAGCAATGAAGCTTTAAGGGCTTATGCTATAGAACTTGACAAAAAAGCTTATCAAATCGCCTTAAAAAATGCCAGGATTGATACAAATTTAAAAGTTTTTCATGGCAGTAGCTTTGAGCTTTTACCTAAACTTGTCTTAGATGAAGAGCAAATCATACTCTATCTTGATCCTCCTTTTGACATAAGAACAAGCTTTGAAAATATCTACAAAAAAACGCTTCAAATGCTCCTTGATTTGAATTTAGAAAAAATTTATAAGATCATCATAGAACACAGAAGCAAGATAAATATGCCTTTAAATTTAGGCTCTTTAACACGCACAAAACTTAAAAAATTTGGCTCTACAAGTCTTAGTTTTTATGAAAAAGTATAA
- a CDS encoding phosphoethanolamine transferase, which produces MFVCKARFAKFFVLFLCINSLFILSSQFFVLPKLFDGYWFYSLFYRESMLFCTYFLVFVLIFYIPFSWLQSFIFYIFTFISLLLFILNIFLIFHFDSTLNPYLLSIALQSDPKEAREFLSVYFDFRVILISLLFLAFFYFVFKKTKALTRGGGIRVFYIFLILLLFVISAHVFKFRPHYERYSDVIYNATLSFNQSLNRILKSMNEYEQISKNFDIFIKDINYTKIDEKDKIDNIVLIIGESTQRNLMQIYGFELEDTPNLVKLKQENPDNLLVFDDVISSQTTTYEALAQVLTFYNQDTKERNWSQFLNVIDAIKLAGYKAINISNQEKFSLWDKASTTIFHRSDKVFYTSMSDYFEQSKPDEVVLPVISRILKEKKQDEKLFLSVHLMGNHAVYYNRYPKEFDRFKKEDLDESIKGRKTIAEYANNTLYGDFVLSSIIDKFKHSDSIVIFLSDHGEEVYDRGEHYLHNDAKISRFMVEIPFIIYVSDEFIKKHEELYKRIKASTNKPFMSDDLIHALIDIAGNDHFKIDGYESKRSLFYEGNFTRQRIVGKTNLKDYDKELKGQKRIY; this is translated from the coding sequence ATGTTTGTTTGTAAGGCGCGTTTTGCGAAATTTTTTGTTTTATTTTTGTGTATCAATTCACTTTTTATTTTAAGTTCTCAGTTTTTTGTTTTACCCAAGCTTTTTGATGGCTATTGGTTTTATTCGCTTTTTTATAGAGAAAGTATGCTTTTTTGCACTTATTTTTTGGTCTTTGTTTTGATTTTTTATATCCCTTTTAGCTGGCTTCAAAGCTTTATTTTTTACATTTTTACCTTTATAAGCTTGCTTTTGTTTATCTTGAATATCTTTTTGATTTTTCATTTTGATAGCACTTTAAATCCTTACTTGCTAAGCATTGCTTTGCAAAGTGATCCCAAGGAAGCAAGGGAGTTTTTGAGTGTTTATTTTGATTTTAGGGTTATTTTGATTTCTCTTTTATTTTTGGCATTTTTTTATTTTGTTTTTAAGAAAACAAAAGCACTGACACGGGGGGGGGGCATTAGAGTTTTCTATATCTTTTTGATCTTACTTCTTTTTGTGATAAGTGCTCATGTGTTTAAATTTAGACCTCATTATGAAAGATATAGCGATGTGATTTATAATGCTACTTTATCTTTTAATCAGTCCTTAAATAGAATTTTAAAATCCATGAACGAATACGAGCAAATTTCTAAGAATTTTGACATTTTTATCAAGGATATAAATTACACAAAGATAGATGAAAAAGACAAGATAGATAATATCGTTTTGATTATCGGCGAATCAACTCAAAGAAATTTAATGCAAATTTATGGTTTTGAGCTTGAAGATACGCCAAATTTAGTAAAGCTTAAGCAAGAAAATCCTGATAATTTGCTTGTATTTGATGATGTGATTTCCTCTCAAACGACGACTTATGAAGCCTTAGCTCAGGTACTTACTTTTTATAATCAAGACACAAAAGAAAGAAATTGGTCCCAGTTTTTAAATGTCATTGATGCGATAAAGCTTGCAGGATACAAAGCGATAAATATCTCAAATCAAGAAAAATTCAGCCTCTGGGATAAGGCTTCAACGACGATTTTTCACAGAAGCGATAAGGTTTTTTATACAAGCATGAGTGATTATTTTGAGCAATCAAAACCTGATGAGGTGGTTTTGCCTGTGATTTCCAGAATTTTAAAAGAGAAAAAGCAAGATGAAAAGCTTTTTTTAAGTGTTCATTTAATGGGAAATCACGCCGTGTATTACAACCGCTATCCTAAGGAATTTGACCGCTTTAAAAAAGAGGACTTAGATGAGAGCATTAAAGGAAGAAAAACTATAGCAGAATATGCTAATAACACGCTTTATGGGGATTTTGTCCTAAGTTCTATCATTGATAAATTTAAGCATAGTGATAGTATAGTGATCTTTTTAAGCGATCATGGCGAGGAGGTGTATGATAGAGGGGAGCATTATTTGCATAATGATGCAAAAATAAGTCGTTTCATGGTCGAAATTCCTTTTATCATTTATGTGAGTGATGAATTTATCAAAAAACACGAAGAACTTTACAAAAGGATCAAAGCTTCTACAAATAAGCCTTTTATGAGCGATGATTTGATCCATGCACTCATTGATATAGCTGGAAATGATCATTTTAAAATAGATGGTTATGAGAGCAAAAGAAGTTTGTTTTATGAGGGAAATTTTACGCGTCAAAGGATAGTTGGAAAAACGAATTTAAAAGATTATGATAAAGAGCTTAAGGGGCAAAAAAGGATATATTAG
- a CDS encoding ornithine carbamoyltransferase, which translates to MKIALECQDILIEKTLQLFLKEYLVMKKDCDFLVCDEKSTLNKPQFVINNNSPQLNIPFSKEELMSALNEFNTALEEFAQKIAQEKIKALEAKIEALADEFHKIYQHKLDSDLDELKQRMFKVLEEK; encoded by the coding sequence ATGAAAATAGCCCTAGAATGTCAAGACATACTCATAGAAAAGACTTTGCAACTTTTTTTAAAAGAATATCTTGTAATGAAGAAGGATTGTGATTTTTTAGTTTGTGATGAAAAATCAACTTTAAACAAGCCTCAATTCGTCATCAACAACAACTCGCCTCAGCTTAATATCCCTTTTAGCAAAGAAGAATTAATGAGTGCTTTAAATGAATTTAACACAGCTCTTGAAGAATTTGCTCAAAAAATCGCCCAAGAAAAAATCAAAGCCCTAGAAGCGAAAATAGAAGCCTTGGCTGATGAATTTCATAAAATTTATCAACATAAGCTTGATTCTGATTTAGATGAGCTTAAACAAAGAATGTTCAAGGTTTTAGAAGAAAAATAA
- a CDS encoding GNAT family N-acetyltransferase, with product MKRLKKNKELKTAFTLMRELRSNLEFDEFLLKFKKASKRADYKLFAFKKADELIALCGVMPFYVLYHTNCLYICDFVVKESLRGQGYGEKCLKKLCSYAKEKGFEEIELSSSFFRTKAHDFYEKKMKFEKTGFVFKTQI from the coding sequence ATGAAAAGATTAAAAAAGAACAAAGAGTTAAAAACGGCTTTTACTTTGATGAGAGAGTTAAGATCAAATTTAGAATTTGATGAGTTCTTGCTTAAGTTTAAAAAGGCAAGCAAGAGGGCTGATTATAAGCTTTTTGCCTTTAAAAAAGCTGATGAGCTTATCGCACTTTGCGGGGTAATGCCCTTTTATGTGCTTTATCATACAAACTGCCTTTATATCTGTGATTTTGTGGTAAAAGAAAGCTTAAGAGGGCAGGGTTATGGGGAAAAATGCCTAAAAAAACTTTGTTCCTATGCGAAAGAAAAGGGCTTTGAGGAAATTGAGCTAAGTTCTAGCTTTTTTAGAACTAAGGCTCATGATTTTTATGAAAAAAAGATGAAATTTGAAAAAACCGGCTTTGTTTTTAAGACTCAAATTTGA
- a CDS encoding thiamine-phosphate kinase translates to MSKEELIIKAFENKFNGDDGAIVAKWCFSKDLFFENVHFKREWFSLEQIAAKAMLVNISDAIVMNAVPKYALLGLALPKNITNDEISQLQRGFLKTAREFGIQIIGGDTISNDKIDISITIISKIKKKPVFRKGLKKGDLLAFTGDLGQSLRGLEILQNSGKLDKNHRFIRPKLRQDFFYDVAEKLHCAMDISDGLSKDLSRMLKLNKLGVKWLLNLSQEELFSAEEYEILFAFDEKDKEFIEKKAKKHGVRLNIFAKAKKGRYEFRGKEHHF, encoded by the coding sequence ATGAGTAAAGAAGAACTAATCATAAAAGCCTTTGAAAACAAATTTAACGGCGATGATGGTGCTATTGTTGCTAAGTGGTGTTTTAGTAAGGATTTGTTTTTTGAAAATGTCCATTTTAAAAGAGAGTGGTTTAGCTTAGAGCAAATTGCTGCAAAGGCTATGCTTGTCAATATATCTGATGCTATCGTAATGAATGCTGTGCCAAAATACGCTCTTTTAGGGCTTGCCTTGCCTAAAAACATAACAAATGATGAAATTTCACAGCTTCAAAGAGGCTTTTTAAAAACAGCAAGGGAATTTGGTATCCAAATCATTGGTGGCGATACGATAAGCAATGATAAAATAGATATCTCAATTACCATCATTTCAAAGATCAAAAAAAAGCCTGTTTTTAGAAAAGGCTTAAAAAAAGGAGATTTGCTTGCTTTTACAGGGGACTTAGGGCAGTCTTTAAGAGGGCTTGAGATTTTGCAAAATTCAGGCAAACTTGATAAAAATCATCGCTTTATAAGACCAAAGTTAAGACAGGATTTTTTTTATGATGTGGCAGAAAAATTACATTGTGCTATGGATATTTCAGACGGACTTAGTAAAGATCTATCAAGAATGCTAAAACTTAATAAACTAGGTGTAAAATGGCTTTTAAATTTAAGCCAAGAAGAGCTTTTCAGTGCAGAGGAGTATGAAATTCTCTTTGCTTTTGATGAAAAGGATAAAGAATTTATAGAAAAAAAAGCCAAAAAACATGGAGTAAGGCTAAATATTTTCGCAAAGGCAAAGAAAGGAAGATATGAATTTAGAGGAAAAGAACACCACTTCTAA
- the truD gene encoding tRNA pseudouridine(13) synthase TruD has protein sequence MNLEEKNTTSKLLYSLKHSPINAYFSKNSEDFVVREKPLYDFSGKGEHLILHISKKDLSTNEALRVLSEFSGVKMRDFGYAGLKDKQGLTSQFISVPKKFEANFANFSHQKLKINEVFVHDNKLRIGHLKGNSFFIRLKKVSKLDALKLQNAFEMIANQGFANYFGYQRFGKFQDNFLQGLEILRGKKLKNRKMNEFLISAFQSELFNRYLARRVQLSHFARDFDLKEFMQIYKLSKEEARELKEQKQFFKLLKGEVLGHYPYGKYFICEDLQNEVQRFLGKDLSPCGLLLGKRAFECGGGFARHLEDEIFGQFYELGTHIQGSRRYLWSFLEEARWRFDEEKAHFCCEFFLQKGSYATVVLEELLHKDLT, from the coding sequence ATGAATTTAGAGGAAAAGAACACCACTTCTAAGCTTCTTTATAGTCTAAAACATAGCCCTATTAATGCGTATTTTAGCAAAAATAGTGAAGATTTTGTTGTGAGAGAAAAGCCCCTTTACGACTTTAGCGGTAAGGGCGAACATTTGATTTTGCATATTAGCAAAAAAGATCTTAGCACGAACGAGGCTTTGAGAGTGCTTAGTGAGTTTAGTGGGGTTAAAATGCGAGATTTTGGCTATGCTGGACTTAAAGATAAGCAAGGGCTTACTTCCCAGTTTATTTCCGTGCCTAAGAAATTTGAAGCAAATTTTGCAAATTTTTCGCACCAAAAGCTAAAAATTAACGAAGTTTTCGTTCATGATAATAAGCTTAGGATAGGACATTTAAAAGGAAATTCTTTTTTTATCCGTCTTAAAAAGGTTTCAAAGCTTGATGCTTTAAAACTTCAAAATGCCTTTGAAATGATTGCTAATCAAGGCTTTGCAAATTATTTTGGATATCAAAGATTTGGTAAATTTCAAGATAATTTTTTACAAGGACTTGAAATTTTAAGGGGCAAAAAGCTTAAAAATAGAAAAATGAATGAGTTTTTAATCTCAGCCTTTCAAAGCGAACTTTTTAATCGCTATCTAGCAAGAAGGGTGCAATTAAGCCATTTTGCAAGAGATTTTGACTTAAAAGAATTTATGCAAATTTATAAGCTTAGCAAAGAAGAAGCAAGAGAACTTAAAGAACAAAAACAATTTTTCAAACTTCTAAAAGGCGAGGTTTTAGGTCATTATCCTTATGGAAAATACTTTATTTGCGAGGATTTGCAAAATGAGGTGCAAAGATTTTTAGGAAAAGATCTTAGTCCTTGTGGGCTTTTGTTGGGAAAAAGGGCTTTTGAATGTGGTGGCGGTTTTGCAAGGCATTTAGAAGATGAAATTTTTGGTCAATTTTATGAGCTTGGGACACATATACAAGGCTCAAGACGCTATTTGTGGAGTTTTTTAGAAGAGGCAAGGTGGCGTTTTGATGAAGAAAAAGCACATTTTTGCTGTGAGTTTTTTTTGCAAAAAGGAAGTTATGCTACTGTGGTTTTAGAAGAGCTTTTGCATAAGGATTTGACATAA
- a CDS encoding bacteriocin: MKKFLSLISLLSVLINLSLADDLLAKLTKGKLSDYSNGVKVLSFDEMKEVKGGYVVNFYYGSDWSNSPEMYAVALYSGEEFSKGLCPIGKLSCSNHNEVKLIAFNQAVNQKRGEYGFFPVYIIKREIKISNRGTPYVLFSYKTGAVDKNLQLYKFNSTTSSSHLNNNILIREIANKYKDYMETQLGR, encoded by the coding sequence ATGAAAAAGTTTTTAAGTCTTATTTCTTTATTGAGTGTTTTAATAAATTTATCCTTAGCAGATGATCTTTTAGCTAAGCTTACTAAGGGTAAGCTTAGTGATTATTCAAATGGTGTTAAGGTTCTTAGTTTTGATGAGATGAAAGAGGTTAAGGGTGGGTATGTGGTTAATTTTTATTATGGTAGTGACTGGAGCAATAGCCCTGAAATGTATGCTGTTGCACTTTATAGTGGTGAAGAGTTCTCAAAGGGCTTATGTCCTATTGGAAAATTAAGTTGCTCTAATCATAACGAAGTTAAACTAATAGCATTTAATCAAGCAGTAAATCAAAAACGAGGTGAGTATGGATTTTTCCCTGTATATATCATTAAAAGAGAAATAAAAATTTCAAACAGAGGCACTCCTTATGTTCTTTTTTCGTATAAAACAGGAGCAGTTGATAAAAATTTACAACTTTATAAATTTAATTCTACGACTTCTAGCTCTCATTTAAATAATAATATACTCATTAGGGAAATTGCGAACAAATACAAAGATTATATGGAAACTCAGCTTGGAAGATAA
- a CDS encoding Cj0814 family flagellar-dependent secreted protein: MLNSLNSNYTYTNSQNMSSKGNLKQERNLNLQNLNDKNILTSINENLTNLNLVTDKHEAVDQILGYGVDKEGFFTSDFNEVAGLPKDFKIYAKDAQSFIKWQESSDFFFSTHAKVDFAKTLANAYKLFSKIMPDTPNASYSKEELENLSYGFSVDENLNVKQIYHSRKDFLDHLGKTNERNYTSFHTWNGSFFDKLETKTLFSQAGGSFVSMNAYINTDESVDKGGVLMAFANTHTFGAGAYFLEGETNIFGKILTLDKNISKKELKDFANFMNTNKLQSAFLDNPFQDDSWNIFEDKLSMKLYIIKSQELGNSDIAKKAEEFENEYSTLINSNLSLEDFKEKYLDFKQRHDEFVKEFELAMNEALKNSNKQITSENTNKNISESKLDTNNKTQKTPTPIQAKSSNQTYKDKPTNEFLQKLLKDKFEESDLLELLFEDKTYKQSFKNIFKNENLNLALQFLQVDIKA; this comes from the coding sequence ATGTTAAATTCTTTAAATTCAAATTATACTTATACAAATTCTCAAAACATGAGTTCAAAAGGAAATTTAAAACAAGAAAGAAATTTAAATTTACAAAATTTAAATGATAAGAACATTTTAACTTCTATAAATGAAAATCTAACAAATTTAAATTTAGTTACTGACAAACATGAAGCTGTAGATCAAATTCTAGGTTATGGAGTAGATAAAGAAGGTTTTTTTACAAGTGATTTTAATGAAGTTGCTGGTTTGCCAAAGGATTTTAAGATTTATGCTAAAGATGCACAAAGCTTCATAAAATGGCAAGAAAGTAGTGATTTTTTCTTTTCTACTCATGCTAAAGTTGATTTTGCTAAAACCTTAGCTAATGCTTATAAGCTTTTTTCAAAAATTATGCCAGATACACCTAATGCAAGTTATTCAAAAGAAGAATTAGAAAATTTAAGTTACGGCTTTAGTGTAGATGAGAATTTAAATGTAAAACAAATTTATCATAGCAGAAAAGATTTCTTGGATCATTTAGGAAAGACTAACGAAAGAAATTATACAAGTTTTCATACTTGGAATGGATCATTTTTTGATAAACTTGAGACGAAAACACTCTTTTCTCAAGCAGGAGGATCTTTTGTTAGTATGAATGCTTATATAAATACAGATGAAAGCGTAGATAAAGGTGGCGTTTTAATGGCATTTGCTAATACTCACACTTTTGGGGCTGGGGCTTATTTCTTGGAGGGAGAAACTAATATTTTCGGTAAAATTCTTACTCTTGATAAAAATATCAGCAAAAAAGAACTTAAGGATTTTGCAAATTTTATGAATACAAATAAACTTCAAAGTGCTTTTCTAGATAATCCTTTTCAAGATGATTCTTGGAATATTTTTGAAGATAAACTCTCCATGAAACTTTATATTATCAAGAGTCAAGAGTTAGGAAATTCTGATATTGCAAAAAAGGCAGAGGAATTTGAAAACGAATACTCCACACTCATAAACTCAAATTTAAGCCTTGAAGATTTTAAGGAAAAATACCTTGATTTTAAACAAAGACATGATGAGTTTGTAAAAGAATTTGAATTAGCTATGAATGAAGCTTTAAAAAATTCAAATAAACAAATTACAAGTGAAAACACAAATAAAAATATAAGCGAATCTAAATTAGATACAAATAATAAAACACAAAAAACCCCTACACCCATACAAGCAAAAAGTTCAAATCAAACATATAAAGATAAACCTACAAATGAATTTTTACAAAAACTCTTAAAAGATAAATTTGAAGAAAGTGATTTATTAGAACTTTTGTTTGAAGATAAGACATATAAACAAAGTTTTAAAAATATTTTTAAAAATGAAAATTTAAATTTAGCCTTACAATTTTTACAAGTGGATATTAAGGCTTAA
- the cysE gene encoding serine O-acetyltransferase — translation MNIFKIIKEDLKQPKLQDPAFNSYLELFFNYPGVWAVVNYRIAHFFYERNFKRLARILSGISQFLTGVDLHPEAKLGRRVFIDHANGVVIGQTSVIEDDVLIYQGVTLGGTSLDKNTKRHPTIKKGVIVGAGAKILGDIEIGENAKIGSNAVVVKDVPANTTAIGIAAHLSQSKKEENSRAIDKCCEDKLEALEKKLQELENILRKIKFES, via the coding sequence ATGAATATTTTTAAGATTATTAAAGAAGATTTAAAACAACCAAAGCTTCAAGATCCCGCTTTTAATTCTTATTTGGAACTTTTTTTTAATTATCCGGGTGTTTGGGCTGTAGTGAATTACCGCATAGCACATTTTTTCTATGAAAGGAATTTCAAACGCCTAGCAAGGATACTAAGTGGAATTTCTCAGTTTTTAACAGGGGTTGATTTACACCCTGAAGCAAAGCTTGGTAGAAGGGTTTTTATCGATCATGCAAATGGCGTTGTTATAGGACAAACAAGCGTAATAGAAGATGATGTTTTAATTTATCAAGGCGTAACCTTAGGTGGAACAAGTCTTGATAAAAATACAAAACGCCACCCTACCATAAAAAAAGGTGTCATCGTAGGAGCAGGAGCAAAAATTTTAGGCGATATAGAAATAGGCGAAAATGCTAAGATCGGATCAAATGCTGTTGTCGTAAAAGATGTCCCAGCAAATACAACAGCAATTGGAATCGCTGCTCATCTTAGCCAAAGCAAAAAAGAGGAAAACTCAAGGGCTATTGATAAATGTTGCGAGGATAAGCTTGAAGCTTTAGAAAAAAAGCTTCAAGAACTAGAAAATATCTTGAGAAAGATCAAATTTGAGTCTTAA
- a CDS encoding vWA domain-containing protein, with protein sequence MTEKERMEDLVDNPTPRVAVCLCLDLSYSMSGTKLQELQNGIDLFYKNIKEDEDAFDAVEICIVGFGESVKCYQDFASLNLAPQAPFLSADGGTPMGEGVNLALKCLEERKEDYKNNGVDYYQPWLVLMSDGQPNGDNYELDKAIRDTCDLVNDKKLTVFAIGIGDDADMDTLAKFSPKRKPLKLKGLSFREYFEWLSKSLSRVSQSTPGDKVTLDTDTISDWAEL encoded by the coding sequence ATGACAGAAAAAGAAAGAATGGAGGATTTAGTAGATAATCCAACGCCAAGAGTTGCAGTATGCTTATGCCTTGATCTTAGTTACTCTATGAGCGGAACAAAACTGCAAGAGCTTCAAAATGGGATCGATCTTTTTTATAAAAATATCAAAGAAGATGAAGATGCTTTTGATGCGGTTGAAATTTGCATAGTTGGTTTTGGAGAAAGTGTAAAATGCTATCAAGATTTTGCTTCTTTAAATTTAGCTCCACAAGCTCCATTTTTAAGTGCAGATGGTGGAACACCTATGGGAGAGGGTGTGAATTTAGCCTTAAAATGCTTGGAAGAACGCAAGGAAGATTATAAAAATAATGGGGTGGATTATTATCAACCTTGGCTTGTTTTAATGAGCGATGGACAACCAAATGGGGATAATTACGAGCTAGACAAGGCTATTAGGGATACTTGTGATTTGGTCAATGACAAAAAACTTACGGTATTTGCTATAGGCATAGGAGATGATGCTGATATGGACACTTTAGCTAAATTTTCTCCTAAAAGAAAACCTTTAAAACTCAAAGGTCTAAGCTTTAGAGAATATTTTGAATGGCTTTCAAAAAGCTTGAGTAGAGTTTCACAATCCACTCCCGGAGATAAGGTTACTCTTGATACGGATACTATTAGTGATTGGGCTGAGCTTTAA